From Ignavibacterium sp.:
TTTGTTTTATGTTCAAACCGGATATTTATTCTTAGGAAATTCTTCAGAGGATAGTATTGAGAATCCGATTACATTTAGTGCAGGCGTTGGTAACAATTTTGGCGGAGGCAATCATCTGTTGCTTATTGAATATGATTCGTACTCAACCATTGTACCGGGATTTGCTTCCCCAAAACAACTATCAGTTGGGTACACATATTTGATAAATTCCGGTCTGGGTTATACAATGATTGGCTCTGTTGGATTGAACAATTCAACTTCTGACTATACAATTTCTGCAGGATTTAATTTTATTTTATAAAAAAAAGTTGGGATTATGGAAATACTTGTTGGTTTAGGTTTCATTGGTGTTATCGTTTTCATTGGTTTTAGAAAGTTTAAAAAAGCAAGCAAAGGGAAAGATTGCTGTAAATAAATATTTAAAATATGAAACAGAGATTGCTATGTAATATTATTATCGAATCAAACAATAGTTTAATACAAAAAAGTAACCCGCTAAATTATTAACAACTAAAGGAGGTCCTGAAATGAAGAATGTAATTGTGTTAGCTTTGGTTTTTGTTGTGTATTCCGGTGTTATTATAACAGCCCAGCAAGAACATCAGCATCAAAACAAAAAAGATGCAACTGTTGTTACAACAAAGGGCGATACGACATCTGCTTCACATAATGTTAGCCCTAAAATAACTGCATCAATGAAAGAAATTATAGAACATTATCTGCATCTGAAAAATGCCTTGGTGAATGACAATTCGAAAGATGCAGCAGCCTCCGGTAAAGAATTAGTTGCTGCGTTAGGAAAACTGGATAAAAATTCTTTAAGTCCTGAACAAAGGAAATTTTATGAAGATGTTGAAGAAGATGCTAAAGAAAATGCAGAACATATAAGTGAGAATGCCGGCAAGATAGATCATCAAAGGGAACATTTTGATATGCTCACTACAGATGTGTACGATCTGGTAAAAGAATTTGGCGGCGGCCAGGTTTTATATAAGCTTTTTTGCCCTATGTACAATGATAAGAAAGGAGCTTATTGGTTAAGCGAATCTAAAACAATAAAGAATCCGTATTATGGTAAAAAGATGCTTACCTGTGGATCTGTTAAGGAAGAAATAAAATGACTTCCGGAACTGCAGTAAAAAAAATATCACTTAGGATACTGGCTGCATTGCTTGTCATATTTATTGCGATCCAATTTATACGACCTGACCGTAATATCAGCGGTCAGCTATTTCAAACGGATATATCAAAAACATTCAATATTCCGGCAGATGTGCATACTCTTATAAAAAATGCATGTTATGATTGTCATAGTAATAATACCAACTATCCGTGGTATTCTAATATTCAACCGATAGGATGGTTTTTAGCAAATGATATTAAGAATGGCAAAGCTCAAATTAATTTCAGTGAGTTTGGTTCTCTTTCTAAAAGAAGACAAATAAGCAAGCTGCGGGGAATTGAGACTCAAATTAAAAATGATGCTATGCCTTTGCCTGCATATCGGCTGCTACACAAAGAAGCGCAACTGTCCGAGGAACAGAAAGAACGGCTAATTAACTGGATCAGAAATACAAGAGACAGTCTTTCTTTAAATAGATAAAAACTTAATAATATCTTTATGAAAAAAACTATTATCACTCTGTTATTCTTCATTTGGACTTCGATAACAATCTTTGCCCAACTTATCCCAACCACATCCGGGAAAACTGTCCGTTACGATTTATACATTGCTGATACAATCGTTACACTTGGCGGAGAAGAAAAACGTGCTATAGCAGTAAACGGACAAATTCCAATGCCTACATTAACATTTACGGAAGGCGACACAGCAGAAATATGGGTTCACAATAATCTGGATGAAGAAACATCACTGCACTGGCACGGCCTCTTTCTTCCTAACAGGTATGATGGTGTTCCAAATCTCACACAGAATCCTATTGCACCACATACAACTCATTTATATAAATTCCCGATCATTCAGCACGGTACGCATTGGTATCACAGCCACTCACGTTTCCAGGAACAAATTGGTATGTACGGCGCTTTTATAATGCTTAAAAGAAACGATGAACCGGAAATACCGACATTGAACCTTGTACTAAGTGAATGGACAAATATAAATCCGGAAGAAGTACACCGAAGTCTTAAAGCAGCTTCCGATTGGTTTGCAATTCAAAAGGGTGCAACTCAAAGTTATGGAGAAGCATTGATCAGCGGACATTTGGGAACTAAAATCACCAATGAGTGGAAGCGGATGAATGCGATGGATGTAAGCGATGTATATTATGATAATTTTTTGATAAACGGGAAAAACCAAAATGAAGAACCGCAGTTTAAAGCAAGTGACAAAGTACGGCTGCGTATCTCCAATGCAGGTGCATCAGATTACTTTTGGCTTACTTACTCTGGTGGTAAAATTACTGTTGTTGCCACCGACGGTAATGATGTAGAACCGGTTGAAGTTGATAGATTAATTATAGCTGTCTCAGAAACTTATGATGTGATTGTCACCATTCCCGAAAACAAAAGTTATGAATTTCTCGTAACCCCGGAAGACCGTACAGGGTCAGCTTCTTTGTGGTTAGGAAGCGGGGAAAAGGTTCCCGCACAAAAACTGCCAAAGTTGAAATATTTTGCCGGAATGAAAATGATGAATGATATGATGGATATGAACGGCAATATTATTGAAATGGAAGGAATGAGGATGCAGAATCAGCAGATGGATATGAATACTGTTATGTATCCGGAAATCACAGGTTATAATGAAATGGAAGATATAGATATGCAGGAGATGGGACATCATCATCAAAATCAGGAAGAGCAGGATATTGTAACACTGAACTACGAGATGCTGAAGAGTACCAAAAAAACAACTTTGCCTGATGGACCAGTCAGAGAATTGAAATTTGAATTGACCGGAAATATGAACCGCTATGTTTGGTCAATGGATAATAAAACACTTTCTGAAAGCGATAAAATACTAATCAGGAAAGTTGAAAATCTTAGAATAATTCTTTTCAATAATAGTATGATGCGCCATCCAATGCACTTGCACGGTCATGATTTCAGATTGCTGAACGGACAAGGTGAATATGCAATTATGAAAAATATTATTGACATTATGCCAATGGAAAGAGATACAATAGAATTTGCTGCTTCAGAGCCGGGCGGAGATTGGTTTTTTCACTGCCATATTCTTTACCACATGATGTCAGGAATGGGCAGGGTTTTCAGCTACGAAAATTCTCCTCCGAATCCTGATCTGTCTGATCCTGAAAATGCTATTCAAAGACTTTATGATGATGATCGTGAATTTCATCTTATGGGGCGGGCAGGTGTGGAAAGCAATGGAAGTGATGGAGAAGCTATGTATTCCAATACCCGCTGGAAACTGCAAACTATATGGCATCTGGGTTATCACGACGAGCATAGCTATGAGAGTGAAACATTTATCGGGCGATATCTTGACCATATGCAGTGGTTGTTTCCTTACATCGGCTTTGATTATCATTTTAAAAAAGAAGGCGGACCAAAAAATATTTTTGGCGATGAAGAAAAAAATATGTTTGGTCAAAAGAGTAATAAAAATGATCGCCAAACAATTGTAGCTGGTATTGCATATACATTACCTTTGCTGTTTATTGCTGATGCAAGAGTTGATAGTGATGGTAAGTTCCGTTTTCAATTAAGCAGGGAAGATATATCTATAACAAGCCGTTTACGTTTCAACATGATGGTAAATACAGATAAAGAATACATGGCGGGTTTCCGGTACATTCTTACAAAATATTTTTCAGCCTCTACACATTATGACAGCGATATGGGCTTAGGTGTGGGAATAACTGTTACATACTAAAAGTTAAAATATCTGGTTTTAACTATGTTAGGAAACAAATGAAATCACGACATTCTGATGAAAATCATTCTCATATTGATGTGAACACCATCATTAATAATTTGTTCTTATTATAAAGAAGAATCAGACAATTCTTTTAATCGAATCTTGCTGTAGACTTAATTTTGGTTATTAACAAGCATCCTATTTTTTAAGGAGGAAGCTATGAATCAGGATCACAAACATAATCATCACCATAATGAACATATGGAGCACCATAGTCACTCAGAAATGCATCATTCAGAACATGCTGGCAAAGTTTCTGATAAAACCATGGATCATAAAAAGCAAAAGCATAGCGGACATAGCCATTCTGAACATGAGGGACATACGATTGAAGGATTCCGTAAGCGGTTCTGGGTTTCAGTTATAGTTACAATCCCGATTCTTATTATCTCACCAATGATCCATCATTTTCTCGGGCTTAAAGAAGCTTTGCGTTTCACTGGTGATAGTTATGTATTGTTTGTTCTTTCCACTTTCGTCTATTTCTATGGCGGCTATCCTTTCTTAAAAGGTCTGGTTGATGAACTGAAAAACAAGCAGCCCGGAATGATGACTTTAATTGCACTTGCAATTTCAGTTGCTTATTTCTACAGCAGTGCCGTTGTTTTCGGAGTTAAAGGCGAAGTCTTTTTCTGGGAACTTGCAACGCTGATTGATATTATGCTTCTGGGTCACTGGATTGAAATGAAATCGGTAATGGGAGCTTCAAAAGCACTTGAAGAACTTGCCAGACTTATGCCAGACGAAGCTCATAAAATTGATGATACTGGAAATATTGCTGATGTTCCTGTTTCAGAACTTAAGCATAAAGATAAATTATTAATTAAACCCGGAGAGAAAATTCCTGCTGATGGAAAAATCTATGAAGGAAAGACATCAATTAATGAAGCGATGATCACAGGCGAATCAAAACCTGTTTCCAAAAGTGTAGGTGATAATGTAATCGGCGGATCGATAAACGGTGAAGGTTCAATCAAAATTGAGGTTGAGAAAATTGGTGATGAAACTTTTCTTTCACAGATAGTAATGCTGGTTAAGGAAGCACAGGAAAGTAAATCCAAAACTCAAAACCTTGCGAACAGAGCAGCATTCTGGTTAACGATTATTGCAATCAGCGCTGGTGCAATTACAATGTTTGTCTGGCTTATGTTCACCGGCGAAAGTTTCAACTTTGCATTATCGCGAACAGTAACAGTAATGGTTATAACCTGTCCTCATGCACTTGGGCTTGCGATTCCCTTAGTTGTTGCAGTTTCTACAGCACTTTCTGCGAAACATGGATTATTAATTAGAAACAGAAACGCCTTTGAACAAGCAAGGAATATTCAGGCAATTATTTTTGATAAGACAGGAACATTAACAAAAGGTGAGTTCGGAGTAACAGAAACAATTTCTTTTGATGAAAACTTTGACGAAAAAGAAATTCTAAAATATGCTGCAGCAGTTGAATCAGAATCAGAACATCCGATTGCACAGGGAATTGTTAATTCAACAAAAGAAAAATTTGAAGTAAAGAATTTTAATTCTATACCGGGCAAAGGTGCCGAAGGAAATGTGAATGGAAAAGATGTAAAAGTAGTTAGTCCCGGCTATCTTGAAGAGAATAAAATTGAATTTCAAGAAAAAGATAAGATTGAAAAATTATCTGCTCAGGGTAAAACCGTTGTATTTGTTCTTATTGATAACAAAGTAATTGGTGCTATTGCCTTAGCTGACATTATCAGGGAAGAATCAAAAGAAGCAATAAAACAACTTAAAGAGTTAGGAATAAAAACAATGATGCTTACCGGTGATAACAAGAAGGTTGCAAAATGGGTTGCTGATGAAATTCAACTAGATGATTATTTTGCGGAAGTGCTGCCCGATAAGAAAGCAGAGAAAGTTAAAGAGGTGCAGAGTCGTGGGATGATTGTGGCAATGACAGGGGATGGAGTGAACGATGCACCCGCACTAGCACAAGCTGATATAGGTATTGCTATTGGTACAGGAACAGATGTAGCTGTTGAGACTGCGGACATTATCCTAGTAAAAAGCAATCCGAAAGATGTTGTTTCATTAATTAAATTCGCAAAAGCAACTTATAACAAAATGGTTCAGAATTTAATTTGGGCAACGGGTTATAATATTATTGCAATACCACTGGCTGCAGGAGTGCTTTACTCAGAAGGTATAATTCTTAGTCCCGCACTTGGAGCTGTACTGATGTCACTAAGTACAATTATTGTAGCAATAAATGCCCGATTGTTAAAAATATCCTAAGTATTTAGTTATCAATTACAAATTTATTGTTAATTGTATCATTTAATTAGAAAACGTTCTGAGTCCGGATTTTAACTTTTACAATTCATCCGAAGAAATTATTTGTGTCTTCTGAAGTGCAGGCGATAAAAAACCTGCACGGTTTGGATTCAACAGATGCAGTATAAGATTCAGTTAAAGAAGGGACAGAAAATTTTAAGATGATTAAAAGCGGAAATCTAGTCTGCAATTACTGGTTCATTATAGAATGGATGCATATTAAATAACCGTTTTATTATATTTGCTTCAGAAATTCATATGAGACGATCTTTTATTCTTAAAATATTACCTGCAATTTTTTTGTTTGCTCTGGCTTTCAACTTTATTCATTCTGAAATATTAGAACAGTTTGAAGGTAAAAGCGAATGTCAACAAACTTATGATTATTGTAAACTGATCAAGGAAGCCTCTGTAAAAACTTCAATAAGCGATAAAAATGCGACTCAGGTTTTTATTCATATTGATTTCATCTGTCCATCATTGCTAAAATTTGAACTTCAGAAAGAACTTTACGAGAAACACCAAAATTTTTGCTTTTATCATTTAGTACTTCCCTCTACTTATCTCTTAAACAGAACTTTACTAATTTGATTTTAAGTCACTTCCTGATTTCAAATTAAATTTTTTTTCCTTCGGAATCAATTAATATTATTTATCAGTTAAGGAGCGCCTATGCTTAAAACTTTCTTTTTGTTCATATCAGTTTGTTTAGTAACAAATGTATATGCACAGGATACTAACAATGTTATAAAATTATCTCTGGACAAAGCAATCGAAATTAGTCTGCAGTACAACCCCGAAATAATTTCTGCTTCAAAAGAAATTGAGGCTTCCGTGGGAAAAGTTCTTCAGGCAGGAAGAATACAAAATGCAGAGCTTTCATTTGAAGTAAACGAGATTCCGAATATTTATGAATTTGGAAACGCCGGCGAGCTCGATATAAACTTTAATCAGCCGATTGAGTTTTTCGGGAAAAGAAGTAATAGAATTCAGGCTGCAGAAAATCAGAAACGAATTGCCGAATTAAATTATGAAAGAGTTAAAAAATTAATTACAGCTCAAGTTAAGAAGATTTATTACAGAGGACTTCTCGCAAATCAGATAGTTGAGAGCATTGAATCAAACATAAATCTTCTTAATGATTTTCTTGCTCAGGTTACCGACCGCTATCAAGCTGGTACTAGCAGCTATCTTGATGTTATTCGTGCAAAGGTAGAAACAGCAAGATTAAAGAATGAGCTTTTTGAGGCACGGAAAAATTATCAGCAGGTAATAGCACAATTAAATATTCTTTTAGGAAATGACTACGGAACCGGGTTTAAATTCACTGACTCTTTAAGCTATAAATATTCAGAAATAAAAAATGATACTATCATTGAATTTTACTCTTCTCAAAGTAACTTTCTGAAAATAATTGAACTTCAGGTACAGCAGAATAAATCAGCTTTATCCCTTTCTCAGAAAAATGCCTTGCCCGATTTTAACTTTGGTCTGGCATTTCAGAATCGTCAATCACTGCCGTTAAAAGGTTTTGATCAATATTTTGGATTAAAGATAGGCCTATCTCTGCCAATGTTTTATTCAACCGGAGTGCAAGGTGATGTTCAGGAAGCAGAAGCTAATCTTTCTATTGCTGAAGTTCGTTATCAGTCTGCTAAAATAAAAGTTACTCAAAGGATCAGAACAGCGCTTAATAATCTTCTCTTTGCCGAAGAACAGTTGAGATTGTTTGATACCTCACTCCTGAGAGATATTGAAGATGAACTTCGTGCCGGAATTACTGCATATCAAAACAATCAGATTGATTTGCTGAATCTGTTTGATATTTACAGAACATATCGTGCAACCAAAGTCGAATATTCACGCACAGTTTACAATACACTTGTTGCATTAGCTGAGCTTGAAACTGCAGCAGAAAAATGGAACACGGATTTAACTGATTAATCTGATTTGCACGGATAAAGTTTTCTATCAGAATCCAGCATCTTTAACAGGTCAATTATTGAAATATTGGTTATAAAAATTTTTAAGGAGACAAAATGAATAAAAGATTAATTCTAATTTACTTAATAACAACTGCTTTTCTGTTTGTTAGTTGTGACAATCAAACAGATGAAAACAATGAAAGCAAGAATTATCCTGAAAGAAACCACACAGATGTAAAAAGCGAAATTGCTCTCACTTCTCACCAGATTCAACATATTGATTTAAAAACAGAAACTGTTGAAATTAAAGAAGTTGATATCCCTCTGATTCTTTCGGGTAGAATTGCCTTGAATGAAGCATTAACTGCCCACATTACTTCACGCATCAGAGGTAGAATCGAAAAGGTTCGTGCACTTATTTCGGATCGTGTGAATAAGGATGATGTTATTCTTGAACTTTACAGCCAGGATTTTCTGGCGATGCAATCCGAATTTATTCAGGCAGAAGAGAGATTAAAGAGAATAAACGAAAACGATCCAGAATATGCAACCGCAAAATCAATTTATGAATCAGCGAAAAAGAAACTTGAAGTAATTGGATTAAACCAAAAAGAAATTCAGAATCTTGCTGATAATCATTCTCCATTAACCTTGCTTCCTGTTCGTGCACCTTTTGCAGGAACATTGATAAGCGGTGAAGCTCGTCTTGGGGAATTTGTTGATGTTGGTCAGGATTTTTTCATTCTTGCAAATCTTCAGAACCTTTGGGTGCTTGCAGATGTTTTTGAAAAAGATCTGACTTTAATAAGAGAAGGAATAACCGGCGAAGTAATTCCCGCTGCCTATCCAAATGATTCATTCAAAGCTAAGCTGACAAGAATTTATGATGTGGTTGAATCTGCTTCCCGCACAATCAAGGCAAGATTTGAAGTATCTAACACAGCCAGCAAACTGAAACCGGAAATGTTTGTAACCGTTAAAGTCTTTTCAAAACTTGGAGGCAAAAATCCGAAAGTTTCCACCACTGCAATTATGAAAGAGAAAAATGGTGCTTATGTTTTTGTCGCATTAAATGATACTACATTTCAAAGAAGAGAAATCAGCTTAGGTAAAGAAACTAAAGATTATACCGAAATTCTTAATGGGCTAAAAGCCGGAGAAAAAGTTGTAACAAGAGGAACATTTTATCTTAAATCCGAGCTTTCAAAAGAAACCTTTATGGAGGATGAACACTGATGATTAATAAAATAA
This genomic window contains:
- a CDS encoding DUF3347 domain-containing protein — translated: MKNVIVLALVFVVYSGVIITAQQEHQHQNKKDATVVTTKGDTTSASHNVSPKITASMKEIIEHYLHLKNALVNDNSKDAAASGKELVAALGKLDKNSLSPEQRKFYEDVEEDAKENAEHISENAGKIDHQREHFDMLTTDVYDLVKEFGGGQVLYKLFCPMYNDKKGAYWLSESKTIKNPYYGKKMLTCGSVKEEIK
- a CDS encoding heme-binding domain-containing protein: MTSGTAVKKISLRILAALLVIFIAIQFIRPDRNISGQLFQTDISKTFNIPADVHTLIKNACYDCHSNNTNYPWYSNIQPIGWFLANDIKNGKAQINFSEFGSLSKRRQISKLRGIETQIKNDAMPLPAYRLLHKEAQLSEEQKERLINWIRNTRDSLSLNR
- a CDS encoding multicopper oxidase domain-containing protein: MKKTIITLLFFIWTSITIFAQLIPTTSGKTVRYDLYIADTIVTLGGEEKRAIAVNGQIPMPTLTFTEGDTAEIWVHNNLDEETSLHWHGLFLPNRYDGVPNLTQNPIAPHTTHLYKFPIIQHGTHWYHSHSRFQEQIGMYGAFIMLKRNDEPEIPTLNLVLSEWTNINPEEVHRSLKAASDWFAIQKGATQSYGEALISGHLGTKITNEWKRMNAMDVSDVYYDNFLINGKNQNEEPQFKASDKVRLRISNAGASDYFWLTYSGGKITVVATDGNDVEPVEVDRLIIAVSETYDVIVTIPENKSYEFLVTPEDRTGSASLWLGSGEKVPAQKLPKLKYFAGMKMMNDMMDMNGNIIEMEGMRMQNQQMDMNTVMYPEITGYNEMEDIDMQEMGHHHQNQEEQDIVTLNYEMLKSTKKTTLPDGPVRELKFELTGNMNRYVWSMDNKTLSESDKILIRKVENLRIILFNNSMMRHPMHLHGHDFRLLNGQGEYAIMKNIIDIMPMERDTIEFAASEPGGDWFFHCHILYHMMSGMGRVFSYENSPPNPDLSDPENAIQRLYDDDREFHLMGRAGVESNGSDGEAMYSNTRWKLQTIWHLGYHDEHSYESETFIGRYLDHMQWLFPYIGFDYHFKKEGGPKNIFGDEEKNMFGQKSNKNDRQTIVAGIAYTLPLLFIADARVDSDGKFRFQLSREDISITSRLRFNMMVNTDKEYMAGFRYILTKYFSASTHYDSDMGLGVGITVTY
- a CDS encoding heavy metal translocating P-type ATPase yields the protein MNQDHKHNHHHNEHMEHHSHSEMHHSEHAGKVSDKTMDHKKQKHSGHSHSEHEGHTIEGFRKRFWVSVIVTIPILIISPMIHHFLGLKEALRFTGDSYVLFVLSTFVYFYGGYPFLKGLVDELKNKQPGMMTLIALAISVAYFYSSAVVFGVKGEVFFWELATLIDIMLLGHWIEMKSVMGASKALEELARLMPDEAHKIDDTGNIADVPVSELKHKDKLLIKPGEKIPADGKIYEGKTSINEAMITGESKPVSKSVGDNVIGGSINGEGSIKIEVEKIGDETFLSQIVMLVKEAQESKSKTQNLANRAAFWLTIIAISAGAITMFVWLMFTGESFNFALSRTVTVMVITCPHALGLAIPLVVAVSTALSAKHGLLIRNRNAFEQARNIQAIIFDKTGTLTKGEFGVTETISFDENFDEKEILKYAAAVESESEHPIAQGIVNSTKEKFEVKNFNSIPGKGAEGNVNGKDVKVVSPGYLEENKIEFQEKDKIEKLSAQGKTVVFVLIDNKVIGAIALADIIREESKEAIKQLKELGIKTMMLTGDNKKVAKWVADEIQLDDYFAEVLPDKKAEKVKEVQSRGMIVAMTGDGVNDAPALAQADIGIAIGTGTDVAVETADIILVKSNPKDVVSLIKFAKATYNKMVQNLIWATGYNIIAIPLAAGVLYSEGIILSPALGAVLMSLSTIIVAINARLLKIS
- a CDS encoding TolC family protein, coding for MLKTFFLFISVCLVTNVYAQDTNNVIKLSLDKAIEISLQYNPEIISASKEIEASVGKVLQAGRIQNAELSFEVNEIPNIYEFGNAGELDINFNQPIEFFGKRSNRIQAAENQKRIAELNYERVKKLITAQVKKIYYRGLLANQIVESIESNINLLNDFLAQVTDRYQAGTSSYLDVIRAKVETARLKNELFEARKNYQQVIAQLNILLGNDYGTGFKFTDSLSYKYSEIKNDTIIEFYSSQSNFLKIIELQVQQNKSALSLSQKNALPDFNFGLAFQNRQSLPLKGFDQYFGLKIGLSLPMFYSTGVQGDVQEAEANLSIAEVRYQSAKIKVTQRIRTALNNLLFAEEQLRLFDTSLLRDIEDELRAGITAYQNNQIDLLNLFDIYRTYRATKVEYSRTVYNTLVALAELETAAEKWNTDLTD
- a CDS encoding efflux RND transporter periplasmic adaptor subunit → MNKRLILIYLITTAFLFVSCDNQTDENNESKNYPERNHTDVKSEIALTSHQIQHIDLKTETVEIKEVDIPLILSGRIALNEALTAHITSRIRGRIEKVRALISDRVNKDDVILELYSQDFLAMQSEFIQAEERLKRINENDPEYATAKSIYESAKKKLEVIGLNQKEIQNLADNHSPLTLLPVRAPFAGTLISGEARLGEFVDVGQDFFILANLQNLWVLADVFEKDLTLIREGITGEVIPAAYPNDSFKAKLTRIYDVVESASRTIKARFEVSNTASKLKPEMFVTVKVFSKLGGKNPKVSTTAIMKEKNGAYVFVALNDTTFQRREISLGKETKDYTEILNGLKAGEKVVTRGTFYLKSELSKETFMEDEH